Proteins found in one Methanomassiliicoccus sp. genomic segment:
- a CDS encoding thioredoxin domain-containing protein, with protein sequence MRAAGSKANRLLGEKSPYLRQHAYNPVDWFPWGPEALSLSVELDRPIFLSIGYSSCHWCHVMESESFEDQEVASYINDNFIPIKVDREERPDLDATYMAAAQLLHGGGGWPLTLVLTPQKRPFFAATYLPKRARGGMLGLLDLLPTITNYWKDRRAEIEETSGKVLEILREQQGTTAGGDLGDEVLIGAFQSLLDNYDGGYGGFGRAPKFPTPHRITFLLRYWARSGDEKARDMAVETLEAMRRGGIFDQLAYGFHRYSTDRVWRLPHFEKMLYDQALLVLAYVEAWQATGRDVLAQTARQTLDYVLSTLASPQGGFYSAEDADSEGEEGKYYLWTMSEVKDAVGIEGASIVQELLGIDRQGNVGAGARGELEGRNVLHLRSLDAMSDPRYEEMRNMLLRVRQDRSRPLTDDKVMSDWNGLMIAALARAGWALREPKYVEAARIAADMVLTTMRSKEGGLLHMAGTPGVPGFLDDHAFMAWGLLELFQADQDPRWLKASIDMVRAMLERFWDEEEGGFFQTDHMSSDVLHRHKEVYDGALPSGNSVALQVLLTLNRITEDEDLMRRADRLITAFSGSIFRSPENFSHFLCALDLKIGPFYSVVITGHHDTADTSSFIDAMASEYLPNKIVMVVDPGEKGDLIRELSPVVREYGMMEGKATAYACTQNSCLQGTADPSTLISLMRPVR encoded by the coding sequence ATGAGAGCTGCGGGAAGTAAAGCGAATCGATTGCTGGGGGAGAAGAGCCCTTACCTTAGGCAGCATGCCTACAATCCTGTTGATTGGTTCCCCTGGGGACCTGAGGCATTGAGCCTATCCGTGGAACTTGATCGCCCTATCTTCCTTTCCATAGGTTACTCCTCATGCCACTGGTGCCATGTCATGGAAAGCGAGTCCTTCGAGGACCAGGAGGTGGCCTCATACATCAATGATAACTTCATCCCCATAAAGGTCGACCGGGAGGAGCGACCGGACCTGGATGCCACCTACATGGCCGCTGCCCAGCTGCTGCATGGTGGAGGCGGCTGGCCGCTCACGCTGGTCCTCACTCCCCAAAAAAGGCCGTTCTTCGCCGCCACCTATCTACCCAAGAGGGCCAGGGGAGGGATGTTGGGACTCCTGGACCTCCTGCCCACCATCACGAACTATTGGAAGGATAGGAGGGCTGAGATCGAGGAAACTTCCGGAAAGGTCCTGGAGATCCTACGCGAACAGCAGGGGACCACAGCCGGAGGCGACCTGGGGGATGAGGTATTGATAGGTGCCTTCCAATCCCTTCTGGATAATTACGACGGGGGTTATGGCGGTTTCGGCCGGGCGCCCAAGTTCCCCACCCCTCACCGCATCACCTTCCTCCTGAGATATTGGGCCCGGAGCGGCGATGAGAAAGCCAGGGACATGGCCGTGGAAACCCTGGAGGCCATGCGACGTGGCGGTATCTTCGACCAGCTGGCCTATGGCTTTCACCGCTACTCCACGGACCGTGTTTGGAGGCTACCTCACTTCGAGAAAATGCTGTACGACCAGGCGTTGCTGGTGCTCGCTTATGTCGAGGCCTGGCAGGCGACGGGGAGGGATGTGCTCGCGCAGACCGCCCGCCAGACCCTGGATTATGTGCTGAGCACGCTGGCCTCACCACAGGGAGGTTTCTATTCCGCAGAGGACGCGGATAGCGAGGGGGAGGAGGGCAAGTACTATCTATGGACCATGTCCGAGGTCAAGGACGCTGTGGGCATAGAGGGAGCATCGATCGTCCAAGAGCTATTAGGAATCGACCGTCAGGGTAATGTAGGCGCAGGGGCCAGGGGAGAACTGGAAGGAAGGAACGTCCTGCACCTACGAAGCCTCGATGCCATGTCCGATCCTCGCTACGAGGAAATGAGGAACATGCTGCTGAGGGTTAGACAGGACCGGTCCCGGCCGCTCACTGACGACAAGGTCATGAGCGATTGGAACGGCCTGATGATCGCCGCCCTGGCCCGGGCTGGGTGGGCCCTTAGGGAGCCAAAATATGTGGAGGCGGCGAGGATTGCGGCGGATATGGTGCTTACCACTATGCGCTCCAAGGAAGGAGGCCTTCTCCATATGGCCGGCACCCCAGGGGTTCCGGGGTTCCTGGACGATCATGCGTTCATGGCATGGGGCCTCCTGGAGCTTTTCCAGGCGGACCAGGACCCCCGATGGCTGAAGGCCTCGATAGATATGGTGCGAGCAATGCTGGAGAGGTTCTGGGATGAGGAGGAGGGAGGCTTCTTCCAGACCGATCACATGTCCAGCGACGTGCTCCACCGTCACAAGGAGGTGTACGACGGGGCCTTGCCCTCAGGCAATTCCGTGGCCCTTCAGGTACTGCTCACCCTTAACCGGATAACTGAGGATGAGGACCTGATGAGGAGAGCGGATCGGTTGATCACCGCATTCTCAGGGTCCATATTCCGTTCCCCGGAAAACTTCTCGCATTTCCTGTGCGCCCTGGACCTAAAGATCGGGCCGTTCTATTCGGTGGTCATCACCGGTCATCATGATACGGCCGACACATCATCGTTCATCGACGCCATGGCCTCCGAATACCTTCCTAACAAGATCGTCATGGTCGTCGATCCGGGGGAGAAGGGGGACCTCATCAGGGAGCTGTCCCCAGTGGTCCGCGAGTATGGGATGATGGAGGGCAAGGCCACTGCATATGCATGTACACAGAACAGCTGCCTGCAGGGGACCGCCGATCCCTCAACGCTGATATCCTTGATGCGCCCCGTCAGATGA
- a CDS encoding DUF4443 domain-containing protein has product MRFEKRRHITPDVLRHAIPVAPFSSFMRWQIVYGHVNHILDVKLIDRPKYGPLFRFSDYHVYKTLSLLSDGRRKGRKQLADRIGVGEGSMRTIVDYLRDEGYIDVKQTGVKITKKGQEYIVRLPLQLYTLDVQEMTLGQQSVAVLVKGASAKIGSGMEQRDNAIKAGADGATTIIVRGDRLVVPVDYDLDKDQPDIAGEIRRLFDLNDGDVVIIGTSSDVQRAEEGALAAAFEII; this is encoded by the coding sequence ATGCGCTTCGAGAAGCGGAGGCACATAACACCGGACGTTCTCCGACATGCCATCCCTGTCGCTCCCTTCAGCTCCTTCATGCGATGGCAAATTGTTTATGGACATGTGAACCATATCCTGGACGTGAAGCTCATCGATCGACCGAAGTATGGACCATTGTTCCGCTTCAGCGATTATCACGTCTATAAGACCCTCTCCCTGCTGTCCGATGGACGAAGGAAGGGTCGAAAACAGCTCGCCGACCGGATCGGGGTGGGCGAGGGCAGCATGCGCACCATCGTCGATTATCTCCGTGACGAGGGATACATCGATGTCAAGCAGACCGGTGTAAAGATCACCAAGAAGGGCCAGGAGTATATCGTCCGCCTGCCCCTACAGCTGTACACGCTCGATGTGCAGGAGATGACCCTCGGCCAGCAGTCAGTGGCCGTCCTGGTCAAGGGAGCTAGTGCCAAAATAGGCTCGGGCATGGAGCAGAGGGACAACGCCATAAAGGCAGGGGCGGACGGAGCGACCACCATAATCGTGAGGGGCGACCGACTGGTAGTGCCCGTGGACTATGATCTGGACAAGGACCAGCCAGATATTGCGGGGGAGATCCGCAGGTTGTTCGATCTCAACGACGGAGACGTGGTCATCATCGGCACCTCGTCTGATGTCCAACGCGCAGAAGAGGGAGCATTGGCCGCTGCCTTCGAGATCATCTGA
- the rnz gene encoding ribonuclease Z gives MVMEGDMQLTFLGTGGGMPSPSRGVSAIALQVGREVLLFDCGEGTQRQFMQSSVSFMKVTNIFITHFHGDHFLGLPGLIQSMSFSGRKEPLALHGPSGMIETAEQILSLGYFQLGFQVTATEMEDGDSVDLGPLTVMAVAGEHTVPALSFVIEEKERRGRFLTERAKELGVIPGPQFSILQSGGEIVVGDRLVRSEDVLGPPRKGRKVVISGDTRPTSRLTEAARGADVLIHEATLDSSMKEGAKSYGHSTAREAGEVAREADVHMLILTHISNRYDDLSILEAEAQEVFPRTIIAEDLMSLKVRTK, from the coding sequence ATGGTCATGGAAGGAGATATGCAGCTGACCTTCCTAGGCACCGGTGGGGGGATGCCTTCACCTTCCAGGGGGGTCAGCGCCATCGCCCTGCAGGTGGGGCGGGAGGTCCTTCTTTTTGACTGCGGCGAGGGCACCCAACGCCAGTTCATGCAATCCTCGGTGTCCTTCATGAAGGTCACCAATATATTCATCACCCATTTTCACGGGGACCATTTCCTGGGCCTTCCTGGTCTGATACAGTCCATGAGCTTCTCCGGGAGGAAGGAGCCGCTCGCGCTCCATGGGCCCTCGGGAATGATCGAAACGGCCGAACAGATACTATCCCTAGGCTACTTCCAGCTCGGATTCCAAGTGACGGCCACGGAGATGGAGGACGGGGACTCGGTCGACCTCGGCCCCCTTACGGTGATGGCAGTGGCCGGCGAGCATACCGTGCCCGCGCTTTCCTTTGTAATAGAGGAGAAGGAGCGTCGAGGGCGCTTCCTGACCGAACGGGCCAAGGAGCTGGGTGTGATCCCAGGCCCCCAGTTCAGCATTCTGCAGTCAGGGGGCGAGATAGTAGTGGGGGACCGGCTGGTGAGATCCGAGGACGTACTGGGGCCTCCCCGCAAAGGTCGCAAAGTGGTCATTTCCGGGGACACCCGGCCCACTTCTAGGCTGACCGAAGCGGCAAGAGGCGCGGACGTGCTGATACATGAGGCCACCCTGGACTCGAGCATGAAGGAGGGCGCGAAAAGCTACGGCCACTCCACCGCCAGGGAGGCCGGCGAGGTGGCCCGGGAGGCCGACGTCCACATGCTCATCCTGACCCACATCTCCAACCGCTATGATGACCTGTCCATACTGGAGGCCGAGGCCCAGGAGGTATTCCCCCGGACCATCATCGCGGAAGATCTCATGTCCCTGAAGGTCAGGACCAAGTAG
- a CDS encoding universal stress protein: MTEIKKILLGIDGSDGSYKAAGYAAELAARTGATVTLMFVVSDQYTDRFIAKPTYTPNEEIMVGTRFNRAKAIMEEKHVTYDTVVEMGNPAQKLIATGDEGYDMIVLGTRGLSAVREFMLGSVSSRVVQHSKIPVLVVP; this comes from the coding sequence ATGACCGAGATCAAGAAGATTCTGCTGGGCATCGACGGATCGGACGGTTCGTACAAGGCCGCAGGCTATGCAGCGGAGCTCGCAGCCCGCACGGGGGCGACGGTGACGCTGATGTTCGTGGTATCAGACCAGTACACCGACCGATTCATTGCCAAACCTACATACACGCCGAACGAGGAGATCATGGTGGGGACCAGGTTCAACCGCGCCAAGGCCATCATGGAGGAGAAGCATGTGACCTACGATACAGTGGTGGAGATGGGCAACCCCGCCCAGAAACTGATCGCCACAGGAGATGAGGGGTACGACATGATCGTGCTGGGGACCAGGGGCCTGAGCGCGGTGAGGGAGTTCATGCTGGGAAGCGTCTCCTCGAGGGTCGTGCAGCACTCCAAGATACCCGTGTTGGTCGTGCCCTAA
- a CDS encoding ribulose-phosphate 3-epimerase yields MIKIAPSILSADFSKLGNEVERLDAQGADWVHVDIMDGLFVPNLTIGPGVVSAIRPFTQLPFDVHLMIVEPERYLDVFAQSGADIITIHVEASTDVRGSIEKIHSLGKRAGLSLNPETPFEAVEPHLDSIDLLLVMTVHPGFGGQSFMESCVPKISQARKFMDDQGYSTELEVDGGINYDTARKAIRAGATVLAAGSSLFKSGDMRTEMERWRQLSCQKDD; encoded by the coding sequence ATGATCAAGATCGCTCCCTCCATCCTCTCCGCCGACTTCAGCAAGCTGGGTAACGAAGTGGAGCGGCTGGATGCCCAGGGGGCGGACTGGGTGCACGTGGACATCATGGACGGGCTCTTCGTCCCCAACCTTACCATCGGGCCCGGAGTGGTGAGTGCCATCCGGCCGTTCACCCAGCTACCTTTCGACGTTCACCTGATGATCGTCGAGCCGGAGAGGTACCTTGACGTCTTCGCCCAGTCCGGCGCCGACATCATCACTATACATGTTGAGGCATCCACGGACGTCCGCGGCAGCATAGAGAAGATCCATTCCCTGGGCAAGAGGGCAGGCTTGTCCCTGAACCCCGAAACGCCCTTCGAGGCCGTGGAGCCCCATCTCGATAGTATCGACCTATTGCTGGTCATGACCGTGCATCCCGGGTTCGGCGGGCAGTCGTTCATGGAGAGCTGCGTGCCCAAGATATCCCAGGCCCGGAAGTTCATGGACGATCAGGGCTATAGCACCGAGCTGGAGGTTGATGGAGGGATCAACTATGATACTGCCCGCAAGGCCATCCGGGCCGGGGCCACGGTCCTGGCGGCAGGAAGTTCTCTCTTCAAGAGCGGGGACATGAGGACCGAGATGGAGAGATGGAGACAGCTAAGTTGTCAGAAAGATGATTAG
- the fen gene encoding flap endonuclease-1, which yields MGVNLSDIVPVQARDLEDLSGQKLAIDAYNAIYQFLSIIRGPDGNPLKDSRGRVTSHLAGLLYRNINFLEAGVLPAYVFDGHPHVMKTQTLVERSERRSKAHDEWKEAITEGDMERARSKATQSSRINNEIVESSRILLTYLGIPTIQAPEEGEAQAAYMAMKGDVWAASSQDYDSLLFGAPRLVRNLNITGRRKMPGGREYRDVHIEVVELAKVLEVNGLESREQLIDMCIMIGTDYNPGIRGIGPKKGLKLIKENGTLDKALQAAGQSIPDSDVIREIFLHGERLDDYSLEWKPPQRDKVVSFMCDEHGFSEQRINSALDRLEKKKPAKRMESMPASQSSLDRWGS from the coding sequence ATGGGTGTCAATCTTTCCGATATCGTTCCGGTCCAGGCCAGGGACCTGGAGGATCTTTCGGGTCAGAAGCTTGCTATCGATGCTTACAACGCCATTTACCAGTTCCTGTCCATCATCCGCGGCCCCGACGGCAATCCCCTGAAGGATTCCCGAGGCAGGGTGACATCCCACCTGGCCGGCCTCCTTTATAGAAACATCAACTTCCTCGAGGCGGGGGTGCTTCCTGCCTATGTTTTCGATGGCCATCCTCACGTGATGAAGACCCAGACCCTGGTAGAAAGGTCGGAGCGCAGGAGCAAGGCCCATGATGAGTGGAAGGAGGCCATCACCGAGGGGGACATGGAGCGGGCACGCAGCAAGGCCACCCAGTCCTCGAGGATAAACAACGAGATCGTGGAGTCCTCCCGCATACTCCTCACGTACCTGGGCATCCCTACGATACAGGCGCCGGAGGAGGGTGAGGCCCAGGCCGCCTACATGGCGATGAAGGGTGATGTGTGGGCTGCGTCCTCCCAGGACTACGATTCCCTCCTGTTCGGCGCGCCCCGGCTGGTGCGCAACCTTAACATCACCGGCCGCAGGAAGATGCCGGGCGGCAGGGAGTACCGGGACGTGCACATCGAAGTGGTGGAGCTGGCCAAGGTCCTCGAGGTCAACGGACTGGAGAGCAGGGAACAGCTCATCGACATGTGCATAATGATCGGCACCGACTATAATCCCGGGATCCGGGGTATCGGACCGAAGAAGGGTTTGAAGCTCATCAAGGAGAACGGGACCCTGGACAAAGCCCTCCAGGCAGCAGGGCAAAGCATACCCGACAGCGATGTGATCAGGGAGATATTCCTTCATGGGGAGCGTCTTGACGATTACAGCCTGGAGTGGAAGCCCCCCCAGCGGGACAAGGTCGTCAGCTTCATGTGCGATGAGCACGGATTCTCGGAGCAGCGCATCAACTCCGCACTGGACCGCCTAGAGAAGAAGAAACCGGCGAAAAGGATGGAGAGCATGCCGGCGTCCCAGTCCAGCCTGGACCGCTGGGGCTCCTGA
- a CDS encoding isoleucine--tRNA ligase produces the protein MIKQVQANYNPPELEKRVQKFWIDTNAYKLTKELRAQGVDYYFVDGPPYTTGYIHLGTAWNKTIKDAVVRYKRMQKHNVRDQPGYDMHGLPIEVKVEQAIGIKSKKDIETYGIDKFVSTCKEYALGFQKKMTEQFQELGIWMDWENPYMTIAPTYIEAAWWTLKKAYDKGLLVSSNRVISWCPRCETALAEAEIEYAEEKDPSIYVRFPVRGEAGVSLLIWTTTPWTLPANMAVAAHPDYRYAKVKFIKGDESSIVIILESLIDQVGELEGWEEYDVLQLIEGDDLVGKEYIPPLEGEVESQGSMVGKWVHKVIPSKTVEADMTGLVHIAPGHGPEDFELGKEFGLEPYCPVDESGKFTNDVGPRYAGLHVKKANGQIIEDLKSKGLMFHHGTIEHRYGHCWRCNSGIIYRNTNQWYLRITQVKDLMLDEIAKVRWTPEWAGSSREYDWTMNARDWCVSRQRYWGIPLPVWTCKCGHMKVIGSVDELNGAEGYRKDMELHRPWIDGVTLKCDKCGSNMKRVADVLDVWFDAGVASWAQLGFPRSRTDFDRWWPAKFITEAHDQTRGWFYSQLGSSCVAFGRAPYQSVLMHGWMLDPQGQPMSKSKGNVIDPAKVIAEFGADALRFYFLRVSAPWEDISFQHEGVKNARKTLNILWNVANFATTYMSIDKFDPTSVDTAAVRGAMRPEDRWLVSRTEKLKGDVTRNLDSMDLHKACRSIEEFILEDLSRWYVRLIRDRMWSESTDMDKVAAYVTLHEALMTTIKLLSPVCPHITEEIFQALDGSKGSVHMCDWPIPDLTQVDDRLEASMKTMQELVEEITKERQKKNMKLRWPLQRIIIHPQTQETLDLLRPMEDVLLSQANVKNVEYVAPEQEWSELVLDVVPNPNAIGKVYRQWSSKIAVLLKNRPAATIKEAIGRGEYSLGIEGQIVKIEPNMVSFTSTLPENVAGVKFTGGDLYIDFNMNEEIEAEGYTRELIRRIQQMRKDMKLDVEEYIRVEVRSTAVIEEYFKSWKEHIMKETRALQMDFKTEPKGEREASWEVEKQRMDIAITSLHLKEGLKELTKVPGLSQEGALAVIRSGKTKVEDLKGMDEATLTAIPGVSKSDARNISHYLARQDILPKAEIAPQPSKGLDGGDRDLMINYLMRVPRMNQLKAEMVVDAGYDTVDRIGQASKDDLRAINGLGNKTVQEIMDYAAAGGFTKVTQCSQCQGPVQPHERECPTCHAPVEASLQEVKTGEEGEDRARPMPSQAKLEPSFTYLIKETKGGLSYSLFEEAIKKGMLGYCITREYPLKIRSKYNLGETPVVWLSNIGKENCLRPKDLEKLSFSLEQFLSKKDVIILLDGLEYLITNNNFLTVLRFIQSLRDQVAINHSILMLAVNPSTLDPHELNLLEKEVDANL, from the coding sequence ATGATAAAGCAGGTTCAAGCGAATTATAATCCTCCTGAGCTTGAGAAGAGAGTTCAAAAGTTCTGGATCGATACCAACGCCTATAAGTTGACCAAGGAGCTCCGTGCCCAAGGAGTGGACTACTACTTCGTGGACGGTCCCCCCTACACCACCGGATATATCCATCTCGGCACCGCCTGGAACAAGACCATAAAGGACGCGGTGGTCCGCTACAAGCGGATGCAGAAGCACAATGTACGGGACCAGCCGGGCTATGACATGCACGGCCTGCCCATAGAGGTCAAGGTGGAGCAGGCGATAGGGATCAAGAGCAAGAAGGACATTGAGACCTACGGTATCGACAAGTTCGTTTCTACCTGCAAGGAGTATGCTCTCGGCTTCCAGAAGAAGATGACCGAGCAGTTCCAGGAACTGGGCATCTGGATGGACTGGGAGAATCCGTACATGACCATCGCCCCTACCTACATAGAGGCGGCGTGGTGGACGCTCAAGAAGGCATACGATAAGGGTTTGTTGGTATCCTCCAACCGGGTCATCTCCTGGTGCCCCCGCTGCGAGACAGCGCTGGCAGAGGCGGAGATCGAGTACGCCGAGGAGAAGGACCCGTCCATTTACGTGAGGTTCCCGGTCCGTGGTGAGGCGGGCGTGTCCCTCCTCATATGGACCACCACCCCCTGGACACTGCCGGCCAACATGGCGGTGGCCGCTCATCCCGATTACCGTTATGCCAAGGTCAAGTTCATCAAGGGAGATGAGTCCAGCATAGTCATCATACTGGAGTCCCTCATCGATCAGGTGGGGGAGCTGGAAGGCTGGGAGGAGTACGACGTCCTACAGCTCATAGAGGGCGATGACCTCGTGGGCAAGGAGTACATACCTCCGCTGGAGGGCGAAGTCGAGTCCCAGGGCTCCATGGTCGGCAAGTGGGTGCACAAGGTCATACCCTCCAAGACGGTGGAGGCGGACATGACCGGCCTGGTGCACATAGCTCCCGGCCACGGTCCTGAGGACTTCGAGCTGGGCAAGGAGTTCGGCCTGGAGCCTTACTGCCCTGTGGATGAGAGCGGTAAGTTCACCAATGACGTGGGGCCGCGGTACGCCGGTCTGCACGTGAAGAAGGCCAACGGCCAGATCATTGAGGACCTGAAGTCCAAGGGGCTCATGTTCCACCACGGGACCATAGAGCACCGCTATGGGCACTGCTGGAGATGCAACTCCGGCATCATCTACAGGAACACCAACCAGTGGTACCTGAGGATCACCCAGGTCAAGGACCTCATGCTCGACGAGATAGCTAAGGTGCGTTGGACGCCGGAGTGGGCAGGATCGTCCAGAGAGTACGACTGGACCATGAACGCCCGCGACTGGTGTGTGTCCCGGCAGCGCTACTGGGGCATACCCCTGCCTGTCTGGACCTGCAAGTGCGGACATATGAAGGTCATAGGTTCCGTGGACGAGCTGAATGGCGCGGAGGGTTACCGCAAGGACATGGAGCTCCACCGGCCCTGGATCGACGGGGTCACGCTGAAGTGTGACAAGTGCGGTTCCAATATGAAAAGGGTGGCCGACGTCCTCGATGTTTGGTTCGATGCCGGTGTCGCCTCCTGGGCCCAGCTCGGGTTCCCCCGCAGCCGCACCGATTTTGACCGCTGGTGGCCCGCCAAGTTCATCACCGAGGCCCATGACCAGACCCGGGGATGGTTCTACTCCCAGCTTGGCTCGTCGTGCGTGGCCTTCGGCCGCGCTCCCTACCAGAGCGTTCTCATGCACGGTTGGATGCTCGACCCCCAGGGACAACCGATGTCCAAGAGCAAGGGGAACGTCATAGACCCTGCCAAGGTCATCGCCGAGTTCGGGGCCGATGCCCTCAGGTTCTACTTCCTGCGGGTATCCGCACCTTGGGAGGACATCTCCTTCCAGCACGAGGGGGTCAAGAACGCCCGCAAGACCCTCAACATCCTGTGGAACGTGGCCAACTTCGCCACCACCTACATGTCCATAGACAAGTTCGATCCCACGTCCGTGGACACCGCGGCAGTGCGCGGTGCCATGAGGCCCGAGGACCGCTGGCTGGTGTCCCGCACCGAGAAGCTCAAGGGAGATGTGACCAGGAACCTGGACTCCATGGACCTGCACAAGGCATGCCGGTCGATAGAGGAGTTCATCCTGGAGGACCTATCACGTTGGTATGTGCGCCTCATAAGGGACCGTATGTGGAGCGAGTCCACGGACATGGACAAGGTTGCCGCCTACGTCACCCTGCACGAAGCCCTCATGACCACCATCAAGCTCCTGTCACCAGTATGTCCGCACATAACCGAGGAGATATTCCAGGCCCTGGACGGCTCCAAGGGCTCGGTGCACATGTGCGACTGGCCCATCCCCGACCTGACACAGGTGGATGACCGCCTGGAAGCATCGATGAAGACCATGCAGGAGCTGGTCGAGGAGATCACCAAAGAGCGCCAGAAGAAGAACATGAAGCTCCGCTGGCCGCTGCAAAGGATCATCATACACCCGCAGACGCAGGAGACCCTGGACCTCTTGAGGCCGATGGAGGACGTTCTTCTGTCCCAGGCCAACGTGAAGAATGTGGAATACGTTGCGCCGGAGCAGGAATGGAGCGAGCTGGTGCTGGATGTCGTACCCAATCCCAACGCCATCGGTAAGGTCTACCGCCAGTGGTCGTCCAAGATCGCGGTCCTGCTGAAGAACCGACCCGCAGCCACCATTAAGGAGGCCATAGGCCGCGGGGAATATTCCCTGGGGATAGAGGGGCAGATAGTGAAGATAGAGCCCAACATGGTATCCTTCACCTCCACTCTACCTGAGAACGTGGCGGGCGTGAAGTTCACCGGAGGGGACCTGTACATCGACTTCAACATGAACGAGGAGATCGAGGCCGAGGGCTACACCAGAGAGCTCATCCGACGCATCCAGCAGATGCGTAAGGATATGAAACTGGACGTGGAGGAATACATCCGCGTTGAGGTCCGGTCCACCGCGGTCATCGAGGAGTACTTCAAGTCCTGGAAGGAGCACATCATGAAGGAGACCCGGGCCCTGCAGATGGACTTCAAGACCGAACCCAAGGGGGAGAGGGAGGCCAGTTGGGAGGTGGAGAAACAGCGCATGGATATCGCCATCACCTCCCTCCACCTGAAGGAAGGGCTCAAGGAGCTCACCAAGGTTCCGGGGCTGTCCCAGGAGGGGGCGCTTGCCGTGATCAGGTCCGGGAAGACAAAAGTGGAGGACCTGAAGGGCATGGACGAGGCCACTCTGACCGCCATACCTGGTGTCAGCAAGAGCGATGCCCGGAATATCTCTCACTATCTGGCGAGACAGGACATATTGCCCAAGGCCGAGATAGCCCCCCAGCCCTCAAAGGGCCTGGACGGCGGGGACCGCGACCTCATGATCAACTACCTCATGCGAGTTCCGCGGATGAACCAGCTCAAGGCCGAAATGGTGGTCGACGCCGGCTACGATACCGTGGACAGGATCGGCCAAGCGTCCAAGGACGACCTGAGGGCCATCAACGGCCTGGGCAACAAGACCGTCCAGGAGATCATGGACTACGCCGCCGCAGGAGGGTTTACAAAGGTCACGCAGTGCTCCCAGTGCCAAGGGCCGGTGCAGCCTCACGAGCGGGAGTGCCCGACCTGCCACGCCCCCGTGGAGGCCTCCTTACAGGAGGTCAAGACGGGGGAGGAAGGAGAGGACAGGGCTCGCCCGATGCCCTCACAGGCCAAGCTGGAGCCCTCGTTCACCTATCTGATCAAGGAGACCAAGGGTGGCCTTTCATACTCCTTGTTCGAGGAGGCGATCAAGAAAGGGATGCTCGGGTACTGCATCACCCGCGAGTATCCTCTTAAGATCCGCTCCAAGTACAACCTCGGAGAGACCCCCGTGGTATGGCTGAGCAACATCGGGAAGGAGAACTGCCTCCGGCCCAAGGACCTGGAGAAGCTGAGCTTCTCCCTGGAGCAGTTCCTCTCCAAGAAGGACGTGATAATCCTCCTGGACGGTCTGGAGTATCTCATCACCAACAACAACTTCCTGACGGTGCTGAGGTTCATCCAGAGCCTCAGGGACCAGGTGGCCATAAACCACTCCATCCTGATGCTGGCAGTGAACCCCTCCACCCTGGACCCCCACGAGCTCAACCTGTTGGAGAAGGAAGTGGACGCGAACCTCTAA
- a CDS encoding DUF126 domain-containing protein has product MILKGRGISKGKGEGEVLLSASATSLLGGVEPSTGMLTDPAHNGRSIKGQVFAFPQGRGSTVGSYVLLEMRRQGTLPAALINALAEPIVATGAVMAAVPLVDRIDLSLLKDGDHAVVDGTQGTVELPDVKESHVVSCIVRDGVKLLLLKRSAEVGTFQGYWAAVSGFVEEGDSPQRTAVKELGEETGLDLPIAKEGKMVTVRDRDTIWHIHPFLFEAHAPLVCIDWEHTEFCWVQPQELKDYQTVPGLAELLRDLL; this is encoded by the coding sequence ATGATCCTCAAGGGAAGGGGCATCTCCAAGGGAAAGGGAGAAGGAGAGGTACTTCTGAGCGCATCCGCCACGTCCCTCCTCGGGGGTGTGGAGCCGTCCACCGGCATGCTAACCGACCCAGCTCACAACGGTCGTTCGATCAAGGGGCAGGTGTTCGCCTTCCCTCAGGGCCGCGGGAGCACCGTAGGCTCTTACGTTCTTCTGGAGATGAGGAGGCAGGGAACTCTCCCAGCGGCGTTGATCAACGCTCTGGCCGAGCCCATAGTGGCAACAGGGGCGGTGATGGCCGCGGTACCGCTGGTGGACCGGATCGACCTCTCGCTGCTGAAGGACGGGGACCATGCGGTCGTGGACGGCACCCAGGGGACGGTGGAGCTGCCCGATGTGAAGGAGTCCCACGTGGTGAGCTGCATCGTCAGGGACGGTGTCAAGTTACTTCTTCTCAAGAGGAGCGCGGAGGTGGGAACGTTCCAAGGGTATTGGGCAGCCGTCTCCGGTTTCGTGGAAGAGGGGGACAGCCCTCAGAGAACGGCCGTCAAGGAGCTGGGAGAGGAGACAGGTCTGGACCTGCCTATTGCGAAGGAGGGAAAGATGGTAACGGTCCGAGACCGCGACACCATCTGGCACATCCATCCCTTCCTGTTCGAGGCCCATGCCCCTTTGGTATGCATCGATTGGGAGCATACCGAGTTCTGCTGGGTCCAACCGCAGGAATTGAAGGACTACCAGACCGTTCCCGGTCTGGCAGAGCTTCTGCGTGACCTCCTTTAG